One Watersipora subatra chromosome 4, tzWatSuba1.1, whole genome shotgun sequence genomic window carries:
- the LOC137394163 gene encoding pejvakin-like, with the protein MASWLTNPELGVDKWMFKVAVNNLVQSIGGEVYLPSPSMAASKNLAPLSLVERKNSWWRINHSDYYTTDFVLENVLEETHLAQKVEMASTQSFCTFNRESTVKVDALLKGYVKGIFDAGVSRLDSMKIKTELGELIIVEVDIQSLVDHINERKLRMNHQLVKEVSKSKRKALCVVTGVVRTVSSASISIELGAETRAHLQTDKTMLDTLSSSYVIKGKITGTHETESHRELNLPTGTTVAYQLSELSISKQAEVEVMVAHGSKGGFRKAT; encoded by the exons ATGGCCTCCTGGCTGACCAACCCTGAACTAGGGGTTGACAAATG GATGTTTAAGGTAGCGGTAAACAACCTAGTACAAAGTATCGGAGGTGAAGTTTATTTACCGAGTCCAAGCATGGCTGCCTCTAAAAACTTAGCTCCTCTCTCATTGGTCGAACGGAAAAACTCCTGGTGGCGAATAAATCATAGTGACTATTACACTACAGACTTTGTGCTTGAAAATGTGCTGGAAGAGACTCACCTCGCGCAGAAG GTAGAGATGGCATCAACTCAGTCATTCTGTACCTTCAATAGAGAATCAACAGTTAAAGTAGATGCATTGCTGAAGGGATATGTCAAGGGCATATTTGATGCTGGGGTCAGTCGGCTAGACTCAATGAAAATAAAGACCGAACTAGGAGAACTCATCATAGTGGAAGTGGATATTCAGTCTCTTGTTGACCATATTAACGAAAG GAAACTGAGAATGAACCACCAATTGGTCAAAGAAGTCTCTAAATCTAAACGGAAGGCTCTATGCGTTGTGACTGGAGTGGTGAGGACGGTCTCATCAGCCTCAATCTCTATTGAGCTAGGAGCTGAAACTAGGGCTCATTTGCAG ACGGACAAGACTATGCTGGACACACTCTCGAGTAGCTACGTGATAAAAGGTAAAATAACAGGAACACATGAAACGGAAAGTCATCGAGAACTAAACTTACCAACCGGAACAACTGTAGCCTACCAGCTCTCAGAACTATCCATCAGCAAACAAG CTGAGGTGGAAGTTATGGTTGCTCACGGGTCAAAAGGCGGATTTAGAAAGGCCACATAG